gagtatttgtatttatcccatcctctaaggtccaatctccatctttaatcattttatctttaaattttattatattttctccttttaaattccaccatctagttctcctacattgatttattttatcatttttctttcattttttaatacatatatctaatactaaaactctatgttgtgtgattaagctttcacctgaaataactttacaatccttgaatgataaacgatctaccctcctaattaaaaaaaaatctatttgacttctattttgtttaCTTTTAAAgcttattaagtgttcttctcttttcttaaagaaaatattcattattctaaaatcatatgacatatcAAAGTCTAAGATCTTCTCctcatactcatttttatctccatatttatatcctctatgtatcatttcataatttttattatttcttccaacgtgtccatttaaatctcctcctataaatatttttttagtccctggtatgccttgtataatattatccatatcttctcaaaattgtctcttaagattttctactaagccaacttgaggagcatatgtactaatgatatttattatctcttgtcctaataccatcttaatttttataattttatcccttactctagttacatttACAAcactattttttaagtttttgtctataataatgcatattccattcttatgtttttcttttctagtgtaccaaagtttaaatcctaatttatcgaTTTCTTTAACTTTcttccccacccacttagtttcttgaaaacaaattatattaattattcttctaatcattgtatccacaatttccatgctttgaCCTGTAAGTGTctttatattccaagttgctaatctaatcctagtttcctaaatTAACGTCTtgacctgcccacgtccagaatgatgcaggaacttTAGCATATTTGACATCGTACCTGGGTGCCGACACGGCGCATCGCTTCGGGgcgatgacctagcccaccctcgcccactttttgctacaTCCAAGTGGTTTAAGTGCAatgcgtcgctcgtaggggacgccccagtaAATATTCGGTACGGATTCATATCAAAATGATATGTCAAATTTTACACTGACTGTCAGTTACCTAACGCAACCATCCTCCTTAACCTGGGCTTGAGACTAGCTGTGTGCGAAAAAATTACGCTACCTTTGAACAGTCTAGAAGTTAAAAATCCCAAGTTCCATGGAATCCGGCAAGCATAGTATTTCAGGGATGAACAAATCCAGTTCCACTAGATGCTCCACTACAGATTTTGAAAGCATGAAAGGGCAAGATACCCAGTTGGCTGCCTGCAAATGCATCCTCCTAAGTCCTAAGCTTGAAATATGCCTCTTAGATAGAATAATTTGTACACCATATGTCATTCCTATTGGAAGGGCGGCAAAATGACACGTAGAATTTCTACACACTGAGACGAAAATTCTAAAATGAATTGTCTGTTTTGATTCAATCGCACATTATTGGATTTTAATTTACCTTTTTGTTGGGGAATATAAATTTTGTATGACTTATTTATTAGAAATAAAAAACAGAAATAATAACTGAAATCTCccgattaaaaaaaaaaagaccaaaaaATGAGAACGTTTAAAGGCCTGGGTAATCTTCATCATATTAAATACAGACAGCATAATCAATTACAACACCCAAATATCTTCCTGTACAGACTAAGGATTGGGACTGAATTCATCACCAGCGGAGGATTTAGACTGGAAGAATCCGAAGGCAGAGCAGTCCATCTGCCTCAGCTTCATCAGCAAGAACAGCACCATTCCACAGCCAAATCCCAAAGCAGCCCCATACCCACTCAACGACACTGCTGCAGAAACCAACATCACAAATGTCTCTTCCTTACTGTTCATATCTCTGGAAGCCATGGACAATTCGATCCCCGCAAACAGCAGTAGCACCCCGAGAATTCCAATTGGGAATTGGTTCAAGATCCTCACGAAAGAATTCCCAAAAACCAGCCCAAGCACCACCTTCCCCACCCCCAAAAACGCCACCGAAGCGCCGCTTCGGCCACCGAACCGGTACTGCCCCGCCAGCCCACCGGCGCCGTGGCACACCGGCATCGCCCCGAACCAACACCCAATCCAATTCATGGCTCCGACGCTGACGGAAACAGTCGTGGCCGACACTTCCCGCTCGGGGAACAAATCCGACGATAATTTACACACCGCAATCACCGAATTTAAAATGGTTAATGGAATTTGCGGAATCGCAGCTTCGAGGAACCCGATTTTCCAATCCTTCCATGTGATTTTCATCAAGCGGATTTTAGAAGGACCAAGAACAAGATTCTTGAAAATTGAACGATCTCGGAGAAAGCATATGAACAATCCGAGTAAGAAAACTAAAAGAGCAGCTGGAATTTTCGCTAGAATCCACAATCTCCGACGAACTCGGCATCGGGAGCGATTTGAGGAAGTGGGTTCCTCGAGATTTGAGGCGTATTCGTCGCTGAGAGAAGAATCGCCGGCTCCGGTAACTAGAACAAGGAAAGTGACAGCAGAGAGCGCGAGTACTAGGCCGTCGAGACCGAGCCAGGGCCGAGAAGAGCCCGATTTACCGGCGGCGAAGTCCTGATCGAAGCGGATGTACTTGATGGCGCTGAAGGCAAAGGCGAGCCCTTGGGAGAGCTGGATGCCGCGGACGACGGGAAGAGGGATGATGCGGTACAGAACGGACATAAGGCCGGTGGCGCCGAGGAGGAGGGAGACGGCGGCGGTGGAGAGGCCGGCGGCGATGATCTGGGGGAGGGAGATGTGCTGGGAGATGGCGACGGCGGCGATGGCCTTCATGGGCTGGACGGGCATGGGGATGCCGAAGAGGAGGCCGGTGGCGATGTTGTAGAGGCCGGTGAAGATTAGGGTGGTGCCCAGGTCGAGGTGACTGACCAGCGTTAGGGCGAGAACTATGGGGATGTAGGTGCCAAGGTCGCCCACGGAGCCGCCGAGTTCGGACCAAAGGGTGGTCTTGAGGCGGAGGGAGGCGGGGATCGGGAGAGGGCGGAGGAGGTGGTTCCGCCAACGCTGACGGTGGAGGAGAGAGGCGGTGGCTGTTGGTGTTGGTGATTGGATTTCTTCCATGGTCGTCGTCGGAGATGCTTCCCCTGTGCTCTGCTGTGGGAGCACCGAGGATGATGAGTGGCTATGTGGGATTGGATTAGATTACGAATGTATGGGAGGAGACGCTTTCCCCTTCTCATATTCCTCAAATTTACATTTCTTTTTAATGTAATTATTAAAAATAGGTTAATTAGTACTCAAAATGtattttgaagtttaaatttaaatttttgtaaattaaaaataaattaaatataattaaaaatttattttgtttgAGAATATATATTTTAAGGCTTAAATTCTCATATGTTTGATATTAAATATCAAAATCtatctctttaaaaaaaattatatatttatttttaatatataagaTGACAATATTGCTCATTGGTTTTCATATTAGAGGAACAAGCCCAAATCTTATAAgatgaatattttttaatttactaGGCTTTAATAGAAGAATagatataaataaattataatttgaaaaaatatctTTTGTAATTTACTTGTCTTTTAGGCAAGCTCTATcagcactatatatatatatatacaagtgaAAGTGTTAAATAGAAATGTAACGTGATTtcatttataaaaactaaaagtaaaattatcatttaatacataaaagtaaaagtaaagtcttaataatattttatttggagTCTCAATAGCATCtccattaaaaaaattattttaaacattGTTATTAATGAAAGTCTAGAAATATAAAATacattattaataattaaataaaagagCATGATTAATTATGGGTTTATTTGGTATCAttgttatttcttattttttgttttcatttcagtgtaataaaaaaaattataaatatgtgtttgtttatattattcgctttatatttatgttatcaaaTTTTAgctatttgcaaaaaaaaaaaattaaaaattaaaaattagattttataaatTTCAGTTGTTTCGACAActtgttattatatatatttaacaaCAAGTAGAAATAATTTCTTTTTTGAATCAAATCATTCATTTTGTGCGCACATTTTAATTAACATTAAATTAAAATCATtgaatgaatttaaatataattaaaataaaaaaatacataaatttttttaaaaaataataataaaagtcaattacaaaatacttttatccattttttattgtcatatacaacaagattgttattgcaatgtgaatttttgaaaatatgacattaactgtaattttaattttttactatAGTTTTTTTGCTTTGTGTTTtgcacttttattattttaatcatattttttaaacacTATTATTAGTTTAAAGTTGAAAATGAATATTAATttttacaaatattaaccaaGTAGGCTGATAATTTCTGGCTTTTAGTTTTTGTTcctgatttttagtttttgttttcatcatttttgatagaaaataccaaacaacccctaaaaaaaactaaattttaatttttttgcaaATAGTTAAAAATgaacaataaaaatataaaattgataacgtaaataaacatatttttaaattctattttcttcTTGTATAAAAGGGAAAACATTAAACATAAAATAGTAACCGTGCCAAATAGATCCTAATCTTTGTGAGGGCACTTCCTTCTATTGATATTTTATATAGCAATACTATTTTACATGACATGTGACCATCACATATCCATGcaataataacccaaaaaaaaaaaaataataagaaaataagtaaGTGGTCCTACTACTGTCTTACCTTCTTCCCTGCTGTTACTTGGACCTATGATCATGTGAGCTTATTACTACAAAAAATAGCATTTTTAGCAATGAAAAAATTAGTGACGCAATAacaatcatcactaataatatgcTATTATTGACGAAaaacaaatttgtcactaatagttaagtCATTAGTGACGAAACTCATATTTGTCACTAATGATGcattattagtaatgattttttgttcgtcactaaaagtaagtTTTCATGTTCTAACTATCGCGCGAGAATATTAGCAACGATTTATcagatattagtgacggttgttgaccatcactaatagtagttttttagtgacgattcttaaaaatcgtcactagtagtggtcttttagtgacgatttttggaatcgtcactaataactcctgactcactctaaaaattaGCAGTGCAAAAGCTATCCCAAATAtaagagttatgtcgtgtaataattagcccaaaaggttAGATTGtttcctcaaggaatgcagtttgGTTACAAACTCACgtaaaatagaaagaagaaaataagaaaacaatttacTGAACATAATTTAGATTCGATTTCTGAGGGTTTTTGAAAGTTTGTGgcgaaattaaaacaaaatgaaacCTAAAATAagaacataacatgcataaacaataaaataaatactatgaaattaaaCAGACCAACCAACTATGCTAACCTAATACAATCTATTCAATCATTCAAATAAACTGTATGAGATTTTACAAGAAAATTAACCAACTCTTTAAACATTGAAATGACAAACTAAGACAGAAGACTTTATTAATTTCATAAGCATTCAACAATTAGATAAACTTAAAAATTGGCCTAAACAAAACTAGACTACACCTAAACAAagtcttaaacaaaaataaattcaaCATAAATAAAGtctttaaacaaaaataaactacacTCAAACAAGATCTTAAGTAAATATAAACTAATTTAAACAAAGTCTTAAACTCAACCAAATACTTAAACAGATTAAATCCACATTAAGatgaacttaaatgaaaattaatccAACAATATTAAGTTCCATTAAATACTACAATGACATTGAAGTTTAaacaaactaattaattaaaggaacaagagaacaagagagagtgagagagaactAAAACAAAAATTAGTCTAATAAAAAGGttcttcaacaataaaataactcaacttaataatgaaaataagattaaaaaaaaaatgcaaaattttacaataaaaaaaaaactcaaacaaatatttaaattcaaacaaTGACTTCAAATAAAAGAACAAattgaactaaaaaaaaaaaaatactcaatcaaattttaaattcaaacaaagatagagagagagagagagagagagagagagagagagagttatgagGTGTGTTTTCCACACAGCTGCTATCCTTTTCGTTTCAGCTATGCACAATTCCCCAAAGAGAAGACTCCTCGGCtcccaaaagagagagagagactcttTAATGCCCTCTGTTGTGGTGCTCTACCCAAGAAAACCCTCATGTTGATTGTATAGGtcatacctggttttgataatgacaaatactcaagtatttgatggttatcGAATTTGTGTGCAGAtatatattagcagatcaattgatggcacataaagactcaaagtataaagaccctaaagttttctttcattgtaatttatattatattcaattcgggtctgtaatagtaaagtaggaatggtttgtaataatctacgtatcatgcatgtaggaattacaaagctcaaatgaccattgACAGACTTCGGTCAACtaacgccaggtttttgggactaactcaaataccttagaaagtccttaggtccctGCACAGACAcataaaatagtccccataatcacttgcaTTATCAGGGAAtcaattgaagtgaaaatggatATAAAGGACAAATCtgtgaggtttcgggcgactgaaccctgggtgttcaaaacaccttaggcgaccgaacctttgctgagtcaaaatgttgactttggttttGGGCAACCGAACATTTTTTGAATGTATCGTCTACAGGAGACCAAACCATAACTTTGATCTTTCCAACCAACTCAGCAgcctgaacttcatgttcaaaatagtCTCGGGTTACCGAACACATAAGTTCAGGTAATCGAAATCTTGACTAAGCACCCGAATCATAGACAGTGTGAAAATCGCATTTGTTCAGCCAACAAAACCTtgacttgggcacccgaactttaAAAAACTATTTTTCTCATTGAgtttattcgggcgaccgaactgtgggttagccacccaaaaactctcgagttattttatttttatggagGTTAAAGAAggttaaacgaggttaattttattaaacggttttaaaaaaattttaataaagacctctatgtccctaacggtcataatttgacccacttctatatatatatgggctcatttgtgaaaattaagaggagattagcaagatcattagtaaaaatcctctcaaattcaaATAGCTTATTTTTGCCTATGCtgcttcaaatactctcatacactccttCCTTTGATCAATCCAAGGATTGTGATTTTTCTTATTGTGCTATTACTCCATTTCAAATTGCTTATTACTCTCATTATATTGCTTGTTGATTGTTACTGATTTTGGAGAGTCAAGCAAGAGTTAATCCACATatttatcttgataaatcttgtgttaggaaaagtcattagcttgaggatcttagcattgttattgcTCGATTCCTAAAACTATAATTTTgtgtgcaaagtattttacaagTTATATTTATCAAACAattcttgtgcttatttcattggggaaaatattttttgagtcagtttgaatattgttgctagtatctttgaaaccctaatctattagtgagatttgttatatattgtttcaaaggtTAGCTTGTTtaaacactcttgtgcatacttgagattatcattgtattgagcgtagattgcacatatacaccactgagcttatcgttcttacatgtttggtgtgcattgattagtgattgtgcttagtggtacatatcaacttgtgtaagaaacatttccatgtacgcaaattttatatttgctgtattctaggtgtgggtctaaaaagggagactagccttattgaatagtcccagattgacttagacccggttaggaaagttaagtgcaccatcctggtaaggtgtaggttgaggtcagccccattaattgacctaattgtaaccggtgccactccactcgttaaaTGAACCGTAGTTGAATcgttgtgctggtgagccaaggcggggatgtaggcactttaggcgaaccccaataacatttttTGTGCGTgcatttaattttcgcattttaaattaCACCatatgaatgtttgtattttactattgtgaatgattgggtttataatttcatagacaaaccctaagttAAGTAATAttattgctagattagttgaacctaggagagaaatttcaaatacccaattcacctccctcttgggaatacaccaaagctaacacctcAGCTGCCCTTCTTTTCGCCCCCCTTTAAAAAGTCATAATTTCCCCCTTTTGTTAGCGCATGACTACCCCAGGTGTCAAGCCTAGCGCATGGCCTTCCTGTTTCTCCCAGCACATGGAAGGCCTACGACCCTCTTCATTCTCATGCATGCATGGTTGGCAGCCCACGTAGCTTCCTTTAATTCTCATAACCCATCTTCTCATGCATAGCCCATGCACGTCTCACGCATGCCTAACTGTTGCATCTGAGTGGACCTCACGAATTGCA
This window of the Malania oleifera isolate guangnan ecotype guangnan chromosome 6, ASM2987363v1, whole genome shotgun sequence genome carries:
- the LOC131158096 gene encoding molybdate transporter 2-like → MEEIQSPTPTATASLLHRQRWRNHLLRPLPIPASLRLKTTLWSELGGSVGDLGTYIPIVLALTLVSHLDLGTTLIFTGLYNIATGLLFGIPMPVQPMKAIAAVAISQHISLPQIIAAGLSTAAVSLLLGATGLMSVLYRIIPLPVVRGIQLSQGLAFAFSAIKYIRFDQDFAAGKSGSSRPWLGLDGLVLALSAVTFLVLVTGAGDSSLSDEYASNLEEPTSSNRSRCRVRRRLWILAKIPAALLVFLLGLFICFLRDRSIFKNLVLGPSKIRLMKITWKDWKIGFLEAAIPQIPLTILNSVIAVCKLSSDLFPEREVSATTVSVSVGAMNWIGCWFGAMPVCHGAGGLAGQYRFGGRSGASVAFLGVGKVVLGLVFGNSFVRILNQFPIGILGVLLLFAGIELSMASRDMNSKEETFVMLVSAAVSLSGYGAALGFGCGMVLFLLMKLRQMDCSAFGFFQSKSSAGDEFSPNP